The Miscanthus floridulus cultivar M001 chromosome 17, ASM1932011v1, whole genome shotgun sequence genome has a window encoding:
- the LOC136518127 gene encoding peroxidase 54-like, giving the protein MAAASSRISSLRLLLAAHCALLLALAGPAHGYAPSGRVALSSAFYDESCPSAYDVVRRVIQDARVSDPRIPASLIRLHFHDCFVNGCDGSLLLDDDLPAIQSEKHVPANDKSARGFEVVDDIKSALEEACPGIVSCADILALAAEISVELAGGPRWRVLLGRRDGMTTNIASANNLPSPFDPLNKLQEKFRNFNLDDTDLVALKLAVVLALSLSIGVALRFWRLCHAIGCTMPIAAPKTL; this is encoded by the exons ATGGCGGCAGCTTCCTCGCGCATCTCGTCTCTCAGGTTGCTGTTAGCCGCGCACTGCGCGCTCTTGCTCGCTTTGGCTGGACCTGCTCACGGTTACGCTCCTAGCGGCCGCGTGGCGCTGAGTTCCGCGTTCTACGACGAGTCGTGCCCCAGCGCCTACGACGTCGTCCGGCGCGTCATCCAGGACGCGCGCGTCTCCGACCCGCGCATCCCGGCCAGCCtcatccgcctccacttccacGATTGCTTCGTCAAC GGTTGCGATGGCTCCCTTCTGCTGGACGACGATCTCCCGGCGATCCAGTCCGAGAAACACGTGCCTGCCAACGACAAATCAGCGCGTGGCTTCGAGGTGGTCGATGACATCAAGAGCGCGCTGGAGGAAGCGTGCCCTGGCATCGTCTCGTGCGCAGACATCCTCGCCCTGGCAGCCGAGATCTCCGTCGAACTC GCCGGAGGGCCACGATGGAGGGTGCTGCTCGGCCGGCGAGACGGCATGACCACTAACATCGCGAGCGCCAACAACCTACCGAGCCCTTTCGATCCACTCAACAAGCTCCAGGAGAAGTTCAGAAACTTTAACCTGGACGACACTGACCTCGTCGCCCTCAAG cttgctgttgttcttgcactctccctctccattggtgttgctcttcgattttggag attatgtcacgccattggatgtacaatgccgatcgccgctcccaagactttatag